A stretch of Brassica napus cultivar Da-Ae chromosome C6, Da-Ae, whole genome shotgun sequence DNA encodes these proteins:
- the LOC106348448 gene encoding epithiospecifier protein, which translates to MNIPCFKFTHIHSVSHQFCPASLTQVRHASQKFRQASHISTRSLKIAAVAPTLQGEWIKVEQKGGNTLSDRSSHGIAVVGDELYAFGGEFNTNDLHVFDLNTQNWSIAPAKGSGSDILAQHKFIKYEVRLI; encoded by the exons atgaatatTCCATGTTTTAAATTCACTCATATTCACTCTGTCTCACACCAGTTCTGTCCCGCCTCGCTCACTCAAGTTCGTCATGCTTCGCAAAAGTTCCGTCAGGCCTCGCACATCTCTACTCGAAGCTTGAAGATCGCAGCTGTAGCTCCAACTTTGCAAGGCGAGTGGATCAAg GTGGAGCAGAAAGGAGGAAATACACTAAGTGACAGAAGCTCACACGGCATAGCTGTGGTCGGGGATGAGCTCTACGCTTTCGGTGGCGAGTTCAATACCAACGACCTTCACGTCTTTGACCTCAACACTCAAAATTGGTCAATCGCTCCGGCCAAGGGATCTGGATCAGACATCCTGGCGCAGCACAAGTTTATAAAATACGAAGTTCGTTTAATCTAG
- the LOC106348449 gene encoding trihelix transcription factor ASIL1 — MEEEDKTQSQQSPRDALSPAPILPTSNVTVASATKPPPSSSSQSPLALVVQTPSVNRNGRIGGGGGGGGRDDCWSEEATKVLINAWGDRFSEPGKGTLKQQQWHEVAEIVNESGQCKYAKTDVQCKNRIDTVKKKYKQEKAKNGPSKWAFFKKLESLIGGGGNAPVGARSSGPMRWHFRKRSASETESESESEPEHSAENLPPTQPLPKRLKMGESGVGDVAKAILGFTEAYEKAETAKLKLMMELEKERMKFAKEMELQRMHFLITQVEITRTNQEEERSKRDGDDDDRNVKNNGDVSS, encoded by the coding sequence atggaggaagaagacaagactcAGTCTCAACAATCTCCGCGAGATGCCCTCTCACCAGCTCCGATTTTGCCTACGAGCAACGTCACGGTGGCCTCTGCAACGAAACCCcctccctcctcctcctctcaaTCTCCGTTGGCTTTGGTAGTTCAGACTCCTTCCGTCAACAGAAACGGACGAATCGGCGGAGGCGGAGGCGGAGGAGGAAGAGACGATTGCTGGAGCGAGGAAGCGACGAAGGTTCTAATCAACGCGTGGGGGGATCGATTCTCGGAGCCGGGGAAAGGAACGTTGAAGCAGCAGCAGTGGCACGAAGTGGCTGAGATCGTGAACGAGAGTGGTCAATGCAAGTACGCCAAAACAGACGTTCAGTGCAAGAACAGGATCGATACGGTTAAGAAGAAGTATAAGCAAGAGAAGGCCAAGAATGGGCCTAGCAAATGGGCCTTCTTCAAAAAGCTCGAGTCTTTGATCGGTGGTGGTGGCAATGCTCCGGTGGGCGCACGTAGCTCGGGTCCAATGAGGTGGCATTTCAGGAAACGGAGTGCTTCCGAGACTGAGTCTGAGTCTGAGTCTGAACCTGAGCACTCAGCTGAGAATCTCCCTCCAACGCAACCGTTGCCGAAGCGGTTGAAGATGGGTGAGTCAGGAGTTGGAGATGTGGCTAAGGCCATACTTGGGTTCACTGAGGCGTATGAGAAGGCGGAAACTGCTAAACTTAAGCTGATGATGGAGTTGGAGAAGGAGAGGATGAAGTTCGCTAAAGAGATGGAGTTGCAGAGGATGCACTTCTTGATAACTCAGGTGGAGATAACGCGGACCAATCAAGAAGAGGAGAGGAGCAAGCGTGacggtgatgatgatgatcgcAATGTCAAGAATAATGGCGATGTAAGTAGCTGA
- the LOC106348451 gene encoding dormancy-associated protein homolog 4-like isoform X2: MGFLHKLWDDTVAGPAPENGLGELRKHVSLATVQSPPLSTDQVTRSIVVTKGNNNVRGLRNLKMGPGRAPDSPTGSSSTPGTPLTPGTPCLFSIAIKGLMIDKRIICSWNTV, encoded by the exons ATGGGGTTCTTACACAAGCTGTGGGATGACACGGTGGCCGGACCAGCTCCGGAAAATGGTCTGGGAGAATTGAGAAAGCATGTTTCATTAGCCACTGTCCAATCTCCTCCTCTCTCCACCGATCAAGTCACAAGAAGCATAGTCGTTACCAAGGGGAATAACAATGTTCGTGGGCTCCGGAATTTGAAGATGGGTCCGGGTCGTGCTCCGGATTCTCCGACCGGGTCAAGTAGCACCCCGGGAACGCCTCTAACCC CTGGAACACCATGTCTCTTTAGTATCGCAATTAAAGGCCTCATGATTGATAAACGTATTATATGCAGCTGGAACACCGTGTGA
- the LOC106348451 gene encoding dormancy-associated protein homolog 4-like isoform X1 produces MGFLHKLWDDTVAGPAPENGLGELRKHVSLATVQSPPLSTDQVTRSIVVTKGNNNVRGLRNLKMGPGRAPDSPTGSSSTPGTPLTPGTPCDHFGPFSADKIPSAGEVDASSLTTYEWIVINALDR; encoded by the exons ATGGGGTTCTTACACAAGCTGTGGGATGACACGGTGGCCGGACCAGCTCCGGAAAATGGTCTGGGAGAATTGAGAAAGCATGTTTCATTAGCCACTGTCCAATCTCCTCCTCTCTCCACCGATCAAGTCACAAGAAGCATAGTCGTTACCAAGGGGAATAACAATGTTCGTGGGCTCCGGAATTTGAAGATGGGTCCGGGTCGTGCTCCGGATTCTCCGACCGGGTCAAGTAGCACCCCGGGAACGCCTCTAACCC CTGGAACACCGTGTGATCACTTTGGACCATTCAGCGCAGATAAAATCCCATCCGCCGGTGAAGTTGATGCCTCAAGTCTCACTACTTATGAATG gATTGTGATAAACGCATTGGACCGTTGA
- the LOC106348450 gene encoding oligouridylate-binding protein 1A has product MQNPRLKQQQQQQQQQQQAMMQQALMQQHHSLYHPSLMAPPPPPPQMEPLPSGNLPPGFDPTTCRSVYAGNIHTQVTEVLLQEIFASTGPVESCKLIRKDKSSYGFVHYFDRRSAGLAIMSLNGRHLFGQPIKVNWAYATGQREDTSSHFNIFVGDLSPDVTDAALFESFSAFNTCSDARVMWDQKTGRSRGFGFVSFRNQQDAQNAINEMNGKWLSSRQIRCNWATKGATFGDDKHSSDGKSVVELTNGSEDGREISITNEEAPENNPQYTTVYVGNLAPEVTQLDLHRLFHTLGAGVIEEVRVQRDKGFGFVRYNTHDEAALAIQMGNSQPFLFNRQIKCSWGNKPTPIGTASNPLPPPAPVAVPGLSPMDLLAYERQLALAKMHPQAQHSLRHANAAGASAAMYDGGFQNVAAAHQQLMYYQ; this is encoded by the exons ATGCAGAATCCGAGGCTCaaacaacagcaacaacaacaacaacaacaacaacaagctaTGATGCAGCAAGCTTTGATGCAACAACACCACTCTCTCTATCATCCTAGCCTTATGGCTCCTCCTCCCCCTCCTCCTCAG ATGGAGCCTCTACCAAGTGGAAACCTTCCTCCTGGTTTCGATCCCACTACTTGCCGCAGTGT GTATGCTGGCAACATTCACACGCAGGTCACTGAGGTTCTTCTTCAAGAAATTTTTGCTAGCACCGGCCCTGTTGAGAGCTGTAAGCTCATCAGAAAGGATAAG TCATCATATGGATTTGTTCACTACTTTGATCGAAGATCTGCTGGTTTGGCTATCATGTCTCTTAACGGCAGGCATCT GTTTGGACAGCCTATCAAAGTTAATTGGGCTTATGCTACTGGTCAAAGGGAAGACACATCAA GCCACTTCAACATATTTGTCGGAGACCTCAGTCCAGATGTTACTGATGCAGCTTTGTTTGAGAGCTTCTCTGCCTTCAATACTTGCTC GGATGCAAGAGTAATGTGGGACCAGAAAACTGGACGCTCGAGAGGCTTTGGGTTTGTTTCCTTCCGCAATCAGCAG GATGCTCAAAATGCCATAAATGAAATGAATG GTAAATGGTTAAGTAGCAGACAAATCAGATGCAACTGGGCGACAAAAGGTGCTACTTTTGGCGACGACAAACATAGCTCTGATGGCAAAAGTGTCGTTGAACTCACAAACGGCTCAGAGGATGGTAGAGAGATCTCAATCACAAACGAAGAAGCTCCTGAAAACAATCCTCAGTATACCACTGTGTATGTAGGAAACCTTGCTCCTGAA GTAACTCAGCTTGATCTACACCGCCTGTTCCATACACTTGGCGCTGGAGTGATTGAAGAGGTCCGTGTCCAGCGAGACAAAGGCTTTGGTTTTGTGAGATACAATACTCATGACGAGGCTGCTCTTGCTATTCAGATGGGCAACTCTCAGCCTTTCCTCTTCAACAGACAGATAAAG TGTTCATGGGGAAACAAACCAACTCCAATAGGCACAGCCTCAAACCCGCTTCCACCACCAGCGCCAGTGGCAGTCCCTGGTCTGTCCCCAATGGACCTCTTAGCCTATGAGAGGCAACTGGCTCTAGCCAAGATGCATCCTCAGGCTCAGCATTCTCTTAGGCATGCCAATGCAGCCGGAGCAAGTGCTGCTATGTACGATGGTGGTTTTCAGAATGTAGCTGCGGCTCATCAGCAGCTCATGTACTATCAGTAA
- the BNAC06G06880D gene encoding uncharacterized protein BNAC06G06880D, with translation MSASFMAITKSSETEFVSCELCGMTEEYTAAYMESIRVLYAGKLICGLCSEAVSYEMFRRQIGVDEAIAIHVKVCGEFLSSPSPAVDFISAIGEMFRRRLVLGLPRVVTSALPSPRSVPAVDGGVICAAAVIGGAGSCLPALSGGV, from the coding sequence ATGTCTGCGAGTTTTATGGCGATCACGAAGTCGTCGGAGACAGAGTTCGTGAGTTGCGAATTATGCGGTATGACGGAAGAGTACACGGCGGCGTATATGGAGAGCATACGCGTTCTCTACGCCGGGAAACTGATCTGCGGGCTCTGTTCCGAGGCGGTGAGTTACGAGATGTTCCGGAGACAGATCGGCGTCGACGAGGCTATAGCGATCCACGTGAAGGTTTGCGGCGAGTTTTTGTCTTCTCCGTCTCCGGCCGTCGATTTCATATCGGCGATCGGAGAGATGTTTAGGAGAAGATTGGTTCTGGGTTTGCCGAGGGTCGTGACTTCAGCTTTGCCGTCGCCGAGGAGTGTTCCGGCTGTGGACGGTGGAGTGATTTGTGCTGCGGCGGTGATTGGTGGGGCTGGGAGTTGCTTGCCTGCTTTGTCCGGTGGTGTGTAG
- the LOC125588336 gene encoding uncharacterized protein LOC125588336 yields MENAMVSDAISGSSWSLPHPRSQQEVELHAYLTTLTLPLTHDKDDIFEWVAGNSPLCVFRSSTTWEVLRSRQEKKDWVDVVWFKGAVPKHCFTMWVTNYDRLPTRSRLAGWGMLVSAECAFCSRFDETRDHLMLTCEYSTQVWKEVLLRCQSPSTLLTNWSELLSWIRSSPSKKLTLLRKLATQTTIFHLWKQRNNLMHNQTSISPESIFYGIDKDMRNIISVRRVSKHFRSLMAMWLR; encoded by the coding sequence ATGGAGAATGCAATGGTGTCTGACGCTATTTCAGGATCTTCATGGTCATTACCGCATCCAAGATCACAGCAGGAAGTGGAACTCCATGCTTACTTAACTACTCTTACTCTTCCTTTAACTCATGATAAGGATGACATATTCGAATGGGTTGCTGGTAATTCTCCTTTGTGTGTTTTCAGGTCGTCCACTACGTGGGAAGTGCTTAGATCACGACAAGAGAAAAAGGACTGGGTGGACGTAGTGTGGTTCAAGGGGGCGGTTCCCAAGCACTGCTTCACGATGTGGGTGACGAATTACGACAGACTACCAACAAGATCAAGGCTCGCTGGCTGGGGAATGCTCGTCTCTGCGGAATGCGCTTTCTGCTCCAGATTTGATGAAACCAGAGACCACCTCATGCTAACCTGCGAATATAGCACTCAAGTCTGGAAGGAGGTGCTTCTCAGGTGCCAATCGCCTTCAACATTGCTCACCAACTGGTCTGAGCTGTTGTCTTGGATCAGATCATCACCGTCCAAGAAGCTCACTTTGCTACGAAAGTTGGCTACTCAAACCACTATCTTCCATCTTTGGAAACAAAGAAACAACTTAATGCATAACCAGACTTCGATCTCACCAGAATCTATCTTCTATGGCATTGACAAAGACATGAGAAACATTATATCAGTTAGGAGAGTTAGTAAGCATTTTCGTTCGCTCATGGCGATGTGGCTGAGATAA